The following are encoded together in the Candidatus Krumholzibacteriia bacterium genome:
- a CDS encoding M20/M25/M40 family metallo-hydrolase: MSNSAFSDLDHHVESSRPRFEADLQLLVEIPTVSMDPAHKPDIQRGAEAAASVLRSCGATARVVPTEGNPVVVGELVSDPKHPWLTVYNHMDVQPADEPTWRSDPFKMQIDEDKYIGRGSTDDKGPGLTALYAARYAREHGVPLNVRFLWELEEEIGSPSFEGMVKAELPRLRTDSVLVSDTIWIAKGRPAVPYGLRGVQGFTIRLETGAKNTHSGLTGGPARNPVAEIAGLVAKMMDPDTGKVKIPGFYDDVRPLGKKEKASFAASGFNVARYKQAHELRSLRTDNAAEVMKRIWALPTFEIHGISGGYHGPGVKTVVPSWAEAKISCRLVPDMKAAKVLKLIRPFVKKHLPDAVLKEEHHLDWFLGEISGPHAEAATKALRFGFGRAPAFVREGGSIGAVVTMVEYLKCPLIMIGLSLPEHGYHAPNENYDWGQASGGMKTFVKYFAELSQIG; this comes from the coding sequence ATGTCGAATTCGGCTTTCTCCGACCTCGATCACCACGTGGAAAGCAGCCGCCCGCGCTTCGAGGCCGACCTGCAGCTCCTCGTCGAGATTCCCACCGTCAGCATGGACCCGGCGCACAAGCCCGACATCCAGCGCGGCGCCGAGGCGGCCGCTTCCGTGCTGCGGAGCTGCGGCGCCACCGCGCGCGTCGTCCCCACCGAGGGCAACCCGGTGGTGGTGGGCGAGCTGGTGAGCGACCCGAAGCACCCGTGGCTCACGGTCTACAACCACATGGACGTGCAGCCCGCAGACGAACCGACCTGGAGGAGCGACCCCTTCAAGATGCAGATCGACGAGGACAAGTACATCGGCCGCGGCAGCACCGACGACAAAGGACCCGGTCTCACCGCGCTGTATGCCGCCCGCTATGCTCGCGAACACGGCGTCCCGCTCAACGTGCGTTTCCTCTGGGAGCTGGAGGAAGAAATCGGCAGCCCCTCCTTCGAGGGCATGGTGAAGGCCGAGCTGCCCCGGCTGCGGACGGACTCCGTCCTCGTCTCCGACACGATATGGATCGCCAAGGGTCGCCCGGCCGTGCCGTACGGCTTGCGCGGCGTCCAGGGCTTCACCATCCGGCTCGAGACCGGCGCCAAGAACACCCACTCCGGTCTCACCGGCGGCCCGGCCCGCAACCCGGTGGCGGAGATCGCCGGTTTGGTGGCGAAGATGATGGATCCGGACACGGGCAAGGTGAAAATTCCGGGCTTCTACGACGACGTGCGCCCGCTGGGGAAGAAGGAGAAGGCGAGCTTCGCCGCCTCCGGCTTCAACGTCGCCCGCTACAAGCAGGCGCACGAGCTGCGCAGCTTGCGCACCGACAATGCCGCGGAGGTCATGAAGCGTATCTGGGCGCTCCCCACCTTCGAGATACACGGCATCTCCGGCGGCTATCACGGCCCCGGCGTCAAGACCGTGGTGCCGTCGTGGGCGGAAGCGAAGATCTCCTGCCGCCTGGTGCCGGACATGAAGGCAGCCAAGGTCCTCAAGCTCATCCGCCCCTTCGTCAAGAAGCACCTCCCGGATGCGGTGCTGAAGGAAGAGCATCACCTGGACTGGTTTCTCGGCGAGATCTCCGGGCCCCACGCCGAAGCCGCCACCAAGGCGCTGCGCTTCGGCTTCGGTCGGGCCCCGGCCTTCGTGCGCGAGGGCGGCTCCATCGGCGCCGTCGTCACCATGGTGGAGTACCTGAAGTGCCCGCTCATCATGATCGGCCTGTCGCTGCCGGAGCACGGCTACCACGCGCCCAACGAGAATTACGACTGGGGCCAGGCCTCGGGAGGGATGAAGACCTTCGTCAAGTACTTCGCCGAGCTGAGCCAGATCGGTTGA